The following proteins are encoded in a genomic region of Rhinoraja longicauda isolate Sanriku21f chromosome 28, sRhiLon1.1, whole genome shotgun sequence:
- the LOC144607144 gene encoding uncharacterized protein LOC144607144 isoform X1, whose product MIMMESSNSTAAPPCHATPCLQIVSPVALRPNMEMAALLETDFETHRLRSHARDRCSNLGLQTSTSRSSQSRVETDVGKLQRTRKVRVAPTQGPIARRGELYRPDAECLTASYGSQDRPVNRMLEDPDRERTKKSYLQSLCGLVSWSWRHCSRLTLRPTAGTWTDHHSLRSLAGNRRSNLGLRTSTSRSSQSRVETDVGKLQRTRKVRVAPTRGPIARRGELDRPDAEGTFASCGSQDRPFNGWLEAPDRGRTKKGSDFF is encoded by the exons atgattatgatggaaagcagcaactctacagcagcgccaccatgccatgccaccccatgcttgcaa atcgtatctccagtcgctctgcggcctaacatggagatggcggccttgctcgagactgactttgagacccacCGCCTGCGATCCCATGCCAGGGATCGGTGCTCCAACCTcggcctgcagacttcaacatcgaggagctcgcagtctcgggtagagaccgatgtcgggaagctccaaagaacgagAAAGGTTCGAGTAGCACCGACCcaaggtccgatcgcccggcgcggggagctttatcgccccgatgcggagtgCCTGACAGccagctatgggagccaagatcgccccgtcaacagaATGCTCGAGGACCCCGACCGTGAGAGGACAAAGAA atcgtatctccagtcgctctgcggcctagtatcatggagctggcggcattGCTCGAGACTGACCTTGAGACCCACAGCGGGGACATGGACTGACCATCACAGCCTCCGATCCCTTGCCGGGAatcgacgctccaacctcggcctgcggacttcaacatcgaggagctcgcagtctcgtgtagagaccgatgtcgggaagcttcaAAGAACGAGGAAGGTTCGAGTGGCACCGACCCgtggtccgatcgcccggcgcggggagcttgatcgccccgatgcggagggcacGTTTGCTAgctgtgggagccaagatcgccctttCAACGGgtggctcgaggcccccgaccgtgggaggacaaagaagggaagtgactttttttaa
- the LOC144607144 gene encoding uncharacterized protein LOC144607144 isoform X2, translating into MEMAALLETDFETHRLRSHARDRCSNLGLQTSTSRSSQSRVETDVGKLQRTRKVRVAPTQGPIARRGELYRPDAECLTASYGSQDRPVNRMLEDPDRERTKKSYLQSLCGLVSWSWRHCSRLTLRPTAGTWTDHHSLRSLAGNRRSNLGLRTSTSRSSQSRVETDVGKLQRTRKVRVAPTRGPIARRGELDRPDAEGTFASCGSQDRPFNGWLEAPDRGRTKKGSDFF; encoded by the exons atggagatggcggccttgctcgagactgactttgagacccacCGCCTGCGATCCCATGCCAGGGATCGGTGCTCCAACCTcggcctgcagacttcaacatcgaggagctcgcagtctcgggtagagaccgatgtcgggaagctccaaagaacgagAAAGGTTCGAGTAGCACCGACCcaaggtccgatcgcccggcgcggggagctttatcgccccgatgcggagtgCCTGACAGccagctatgggagccaagatcgccccgtcaacagaATGCTCGAGGACCCCGACCGTGAGAGGACAAAGAA atcgtatctccagtcgctctgcggcctagtatcatggagctggcggcattGCTCGAGACTGACCTTGAGACCCACAGCGGGGACATGGACTGACCATCACAGCCTCCGATCCCTTGCCGGGAatcgacgctccaacctcggcctgcggacttcaacatcgaggagctcgcagtctcgtgtagagaccgatgtcgggaagcttcaAAGAACGAGGAAGGTTCGAGTGGCACCGACCCgtggtccgatcgcccggcgcggggagcttgatcgccccgatgcggagggcacGTTTGCTAgctgtgggagccaagatcgccctttCAACGGgtggctcgaggcccccgaccgtgggaggacaaagaagggaagtgactttttttaa